Sequence from the Hamadaea flava genome:
ATCATCCCGGCCTCGGCTGCGCAGGCGTACCACGGCGAACAGATCGGGTGGCTGGCCGAGACCGACGCCGACATGGTGACCGCCTTGACCTTCACCCAGTCGTCCGAGGCGATCGGCGCGGTCCGCGCGGCCGTTGCGGTCGGCCTGCCGATCGTGGTCTCGTTCACCCTGGAGACCGACGGCTGCCTGCCGACCGGTCAGCCGCTCGGCGAGGCGATCGCCGAGGTCGACGCGGCCACCGACGGCGCGGCCGCCTATTTCATGGTCAACTGCGCCCACCCCGATCACTTCCCGGCCGGCCTCGGCGACCTCGACAACTCTCACCGCATCCGAGGGCTGCGCTGCAACGCGTCCCGGGCGAGTCACGCCGAGCTGGACGCCGCCGAGACCCTCGACGACGGCGATCCCCAGGACTTCGCCCAGGGCTACCAGGCGCTGCGCGGCGTACTCCCGTCGCTCACCGTGTTCGGCGGCTGCTGCGGCTCAGACCTGCGCCACGTCACCGCGGTCGCCCGCCTGCTCCAGAGCTAAGGGATCGGGCACCGGCGCAAGCTGGAAGTCAGCTCGCGGGCACAGATCGCCGCCTGGGTGACCGAGCAGCGGCTGCGCCGGCAGCCCTGACGTCTCGGTCGTTTCCCGGATACCCGGCACCGTGGGCGACCCGGTTAACCCCGCAAACCGGGCAGTGTGCCCCGTATTTCACTCGATGGCCCACGAGGGCGCGCAGGCCCTAGCCTCAAAGGTATGACATTTTGGGTCGAACTTCCCGCTCGCACGAAGGAGGAAGCGCGATGACGATCCGGCGCGGCGTGGGACTCACGCCGATGGAGACCCGACGCGAGGTGATCCTCGATGCCGCCGTGCTGGCGGAGGAACTCGGGTACGAGACGTTCGCGGTGCCCGAAGGCTGGGGCCTGGACTCGACACCCCTGGTCACCGAGATCGCGTTGCGTACCAACAGAATCCACCTCACGTCGGCCGTCCTGTCCATCTGGGGGCGTACGCCTGCCACCCTGGCGATGACCGCGGCCACCCTGCACCAGGTCAGCGGCGGCCGGTACGCGCTGGGCCTGGGCGCGAGCACCAAGGCGCTCGCGGAGGGATTCCACGACACGCCCTTCGAGCATCCGGCCGCGAAGCTGCGTGAGGTCGTGACGCAGGTACGCACGCTGCTCTCCGGCGAGCCCGCCGCCCTGCGCCGTGCCCCGCAGGCTCACTCGCTGCGGCTGAACCAGACGGCGGCGCCGGAGGTGCCCCTCTGGATCGGGGCCCTGGGGCCACAGACCACGCGAGTGGCGGCCGAACTCGGCGACGGCTGGATCCCGGCTCTCGCGGCCCGGGACGGTCTCGCCTCCTGGGCTGCCGCGCTCGCACGGGTACGCGAGCACCACGACCCCGGCCTGGCGCGGCTCACCGTCGCGAGCGGGCCGATCGCCGTGGCCGCCGAGGACCCCGGCCTGGCCCGCGACATCGCCGCCGCCTGCGCCGCCTGGTATCTGACGGCGATGGGCGACGTCTACGCCCGATCCGTCGCCGAGCAGGGTTACGCCGAACAGGTGAAGGAGATCATCGCCGCCAATCCACGCCCGAACCCGCGACGGGCCATGGTGCCGCCGTCCGCGCAGCCGGTCCTCGATCAGCTCGCCGTCTACGGTTCGAGCGAGCAGGTACGCGGCGACATCAAGCGCTGGGACGACGCCGTCGACATCGTCAGCATCCTGCTGCCACCCGGCCTACCCTGGCCGATCATGGAAGCCACGATCCGCGCGGCCGCCCCTCGATGAGGACGGGCTGAGTCGGTGCGACCGTCCATTGGCGACGAGGAAATGACCTGTACGCCCTGCGCGTAACTCCGGACGGCACCGTGGCGAACTCGGGTTATGCTCGGTTTGGGCAGTGCGCCTGCCCGAGCCCGACGGGACGCTCACGCCGCCCGTCACCCGAGGCCAAGAGGCTCCGACTCAGCGCGCCGAATGCCGTCGATGCTGCCCGCGTCGCTGTTCGGCGGGGAGCGTGAGCCCTCGCCGGAGGTTCTCATGGACGACAGTCAGCCCTCGAACGACGACCGGCACCGTCGACAGTCTGTCCCCGGCCGAGCCCGCAAACGTGCCATCCGGCTGCACGCGGCGTGCACCGGCGTCTCCTACACGATCGCGGCGCGCCGGTTGGCCGCTGGGACGACCACCGCCGACCAGGGCCGGACCCTCTATCCGGCCGACGCCGCGCGCTCTCGGCGTACGCTCGCCGAACGGGTCGCGGACGCGAGGCTGGCCGCCGACCTCCCCCACGGCCGCGCAGCTCACCTGGTCCAACGGTTCCCACCCCGCGACGGTGGCCCCGACGTCGGGACCCTCTACGGCGGGGCGGCGCGGCACGAACTGCTCCTCACGGCGTACAAGCTGGTCATCGACGAACGGCCGGACCTCGAACCGAGCGCGATCGATCTGGCCTGGCAGGCGGAGTCCGGTGACGAGACGGTGCTCGACGCCGCGTGCACGCGGCTGGACCGGGCCGTCCGCCTCCTGCTCGACGAGGGATTCGAGCGGCTCGCCGCCGCCGTGCCTGCCGCGCAGCTGGTGGAGGTTCGGATCGACGGCGCGCGGCAGACCCTGGACGCGCTGCTCGTGGCCGGCGGAAGCGGCCACGTCCCGGGGACTCGGGTCGTGATGTTGTCCGGTCGGCCCGCGACGATCGTCGGCGCGGTGTGGGAGCCGGCCGGGCCGCCGGTCGCCTACGCCGTCCGCCGGCACGGACTCGCCGGCGAGGTGCTCGACGACGTCCTCGCCCCACCTCAAGAGCTGCTCGTGCTGGCCGGCCAGGGCGCCGAGTAACCGCGCGGTTCACCTAGACCTCGGGCAGAGCGCCTGCCCGTGCCCCCGCCCGGCGGGGCCAAGAGGCTCCGACTCAGCGCCGTCCGATCAGCCGTCAGAAAGGCGTTGATGAGCATGTTCGAGAGGTTCACCGACGGGGCGCGTCGGGTGATGGTGCTGGCCCAGGAAGAAGCCAGGATGCTCAACCACGACAACGTCGGGACCGAGCACGTGCTGCTCGGCCTGATCCACGAAGGTGAGAGCGTCGGCGCGAAGGCGCTGGAGAAGCTGGGCATCTCGCTGGAAGGGGTCCGGCAGCAGGTCGAGGAGGTCCTCGGTCAAGGCCGGCAGGCCGTCGGCGGGCAGATCCCGTTCACCCCGCGTGCCAAGAAGGTGCTGGAGCTGAGCCTGCGGGAGGCGCTGCAGCTCGGCCACAACTACATCGGCCCCGAGCACATCCTGCTGGGACTGGTACGCGAGAAGGAAAGCATCGCGGCGCAGATCCTCGCGCGGATGGGGGCCGACCTCAACCGCGTACGCCAGCAGGTCATCCAGCTGCTGTCCGGTCAGGACGACGGTGCCGGGTCGGCGGCGACCTCCCAGGGCGAGTCGGCTCCATCGTCGAGTCTCGTGCTGGACCAGTTCGGTCGTAACCTGACCCAGTCGGCGCGGGAGGGCAAGCTCGACCCCGTGATCGGTCGGGGGAAGGAGATCGAGCGGGTCATGCAGG
This genomic interval carries:
- a CDS encoding homocysteine S-methyltransferase family protein, with the translated sequence MAMYRDHLPTLDGGTFLTDAGLETDLIFNHGVPIPEFAAHTLLPDPSGRAALTRYLEGFLTLARDTGSGFVLDTQTWKAHPHWAEDLGQSRDELRAANVAAVDFALGLRDKFAGNTGPILINGLIGPRGDAYAPDDIIPASAAQAYHGEQIGWLAETDADMVTALTFTQSSEAIGAVRAAVAVGLPIVVSFTLETDGCLPTGQPLGEAIAEVDAATDGAAAYFMVNCAHPDHFPAGLGDLDNSHRIRGLRCNASRASHAELDAAETLDDGDPQDFAQGYQALRGVLPSLTVFGGCCGSDLRHVTAVARLLQS
- a CDS encoding LLM class flavin-dependent oxidoreductase gives rise to the protein MTIRRGVGLTPMETRREVILDAAVLAEELGYETFAVPEGWGLDSTPLVTEIALRTNRIHLTSAVLSIWGRTPATLAMTAATLHQVSGGRYALGLGASTKALAEGFHDTPFEHPAAKLREVVTQVRTLLSGEPAALRRAPQAHSLRLNQTAAPEVPLWIGALGPQTTRVAAELGDGWIPALAARDGLASWAAALARVREHHDPGLARLTVASGPIAVAAEDPGLARDIAAACAAWYLTAMGDVYARSVAEQGYAEQVKEIIAANPRPNPRRAMVPPSAQPVLDQLAVYGSSEQVRGDIKRWDDAVDIVSILLPPGLPWPIMEATIRAAAPR